In Luteitalea sp. TBR-22, one genomic interval encodes:
- a CDS encoding phosphoenolpyruvate hydrolase family protein has product MIVPRTSRTEIMSKLRAKVAKRLPIHIASAGSGLVAKLLEAAGVDCINTFSGARLRANGMGTMSMLWPILDSNRQTLDYTREDIMPAIKGDAFICACLNANDPLKDMRMVLDDCLRMGVHSVSNIGPSISYVDKDSEIRRVLTSAGITLQNEIDLLKLGREMDMVTIGLAFDEEDSIRLVEEAQPDIFCFHAGTTKGGLRGYDSGETIEETARRTEEANQKLRKIKPDILLVAHGAAMETPADAQYILDHTSCEGFWTGSSTERLPIEKAVSAAAKEFQSLRFPDNR; this is encoded by the coding sequence GTGATCGTCCCGCGTACGTCCCGCACCGAGATCATGTCGAAGTTGCGCGCCAAGGTGGCCAAGCGACTGCCCATCCACATCGCCAGCGCCGGCAGCGGCCTGGTGGCCAAGCTGCTCGAGGCGGCGGGCGTCGACTGCATCAACACGTTCTCGGGCGCCCGGTTGCGCGCCAACGGCATGGGCACGATGTCGATGCTCTGGCCGATCCTCGACTCGAACCGGCAGACGCTTGACTACACGCGCGAGGACATCATGCCGGCGATCAAGGGCGATGCCTTCATCTGCGCGTGCCTGAACGCCAACGATCCGCTCAAGGACATGCGGATGGTGCTCGACGACTGCCTGCGCATGGGCGTGCACTCGGTGTCCAACATCGGCCCGTCGATCTCGTACGTGGACAAGGACAGCGAGATCCGGCGCGTGCTCACGAGCGCCGGCATCACGCTGCAGAACGAGATCGACCTGCTGAAGCTCGGGCGCGAGATGGACATGGTGACCATCGGCCTGGCCTTCGACGAGGAGGACAGCATCCGGCTGGTCGAGGAGGCGCAGCCCGACATCTTCTGCTTCCACGCCGGCACCACCAAGGGCGGCCTGCGCGGCTACGATTCGGGCGAGACGATCGAGGAGACGGCGCGCCGCACCGAGGAGGCCAACCAGAAGCTGCGCAAGATCAAGCCCGACATCCTCCTCGTGGCGCACGGAGCGGCGATGGAGACCCCGGCCGACGCGCAGTACATCCTCGATCACACCTCGTGCGAGGGCTTCTGGACCGGTTCCTCCACCGAGCGCCTGCCGATCGAGAAGGCCGTGTCTGCCGCCGCGAAGGAGTTCCAGTCGCTGCGCTTCCCGGACAACAGGTAG
- a CDS encoding amidohydrolase family protein, whose protein sequence is MIPLDYPRMRHLAFRSLVIVALALSGRGGAVPAAQSPGSWVITGAQIADGTGGPLRAASVRVVGDTIVSVGDAAPQAGDQVVDGRGLVLAPGFIDVHNHSTDGLAGDRAAATQVAQGITTVIVGPDGSSPPDIGAYLAARRAAPATVNVGTMVGHATVRTQVMGDDYRRVARPDEVARMAALVDAGMKAGALGLSSGLEYVIGSYAATDELVELARVAARHHGVYISHIRDEADAVMAAVKETIAIGERAGIPAQITHIKLGTVGVWGKAAEVVALVEAARARGVDVTADAYPYLAWQSNLKVLVPNKQYKDPASVKEALDDVGGGRNIQFTRLTRYPQYQGKRLSEAAAAEGISEVDFFIRIADDEVGIIGHTMAEPDLKAFYQQPWVMVASDGGVNNNHPRGAGTFPRVLGRLVREQGWLTLPEAIRKMTSFPADRLGLADRGRIAPGKKADLVLFDAATIADRSTFESPRDLPTGVRAVWVNGTPVWQDGQVTAARPGRGLAR, encoded by the coding sequence ATGATTCCACTAGACTACCCGCGCATGCGTCACCTCGCCTTCCGTTCGCTGGTCATCGTCGCCCTGGCCCTGTCGGGTCGCGGGGGCGCGGTCCCGGCCGCGCAGTCGCCCGGCAGCTGGGTCATCACCGGCGCGCAGATCGCCGATGGGACGGGAGGACCGCTGCGCGCGGCCAGCGTGCGCGTCGTCGGCGACACCATCGTGAGCGTTGGCGATGCGGCGCCGCAGGCCGGCGATCAGGTCGTCGACGGACGAGGCCTCGTGCTCGCGCCCGGCTTCATCGACGTCCACAACCACTCGACCGACGGCCTGGCCGGCGATCGCGCGGCGGCCACCCAGGTGGCGCAGGGCATCACGACGGTGATCGTCGGCCCCGATGGATCGTCGCCCCCCGACATCGGTGCCTACCTCGCGGCGCGTCGCGCCGCGCCGGCAACGGTCAACGTCGGCACCATGGTCGGCCACGCCACCGTGCGCACCCAGGTGATGGGCGACGACTACCGGCGCGTCGCGCGCCCCGACGAAGTGGCGCGGATGGCCGCCCTCGTCGATGCCGGGATGAAGGCCGGCGCCCTCGGGCTGTCATCCGGACTCGAGTACGTGATCGGCAGCTATGCGGCGACTGACGAGCTCGTCGAACTCGCCAGGGTGGCGGCGCGGCACCACGGCGTATACATCTCCCACATCCGCGACGAGGCCGACGCGGTGATGGCCGCGGTGAAGGAGACGATCGCCATCGGCGAGCGCGCCGGGATCCCGGCGCAGATCACGCACATCAAGCTGGGCACCGTCGGTGTGTGGGGCAAGGCCGCCGAGGTCGTCGCGCTGGTCGAGGCGGCGCGCGCCCGGGGCGTGGACGTGACGGCGGACGCGTACCCGTACCTCGCCTGGCAGTCGAACCTCAAGGTGCTCGTGCCCAACAAGCAGTACAAGGACCCGGCCAGCGTCAAGGAAGCGCTCGACGACGTGGGCGGCGGCAGGAACATCCAGTTCACGCGGCTGACGCGCTACCCGCAGTACCAGGGCAAGCGGCTCAGCGAGGCTGCGGCGGCGGAAGGGATCAGCGAGGTCGACTTCTTCATCCGCATCGCCGACGACGAGGTGGGCATCATCGGGCACACGATGGCCGAGCCGGACCTGAAGGCGTTCTATCAGCAGCCCTGGGTGATGGTGGCCAGCGACGGCGGCGTGAACAACAACCACCCGCGGGGCGCCGGGACGTTTCCGCGCGTGCTTGGGCGCCTCGTGCGCGAGCAGGGCTGGCTGACACTTCCCGAGGCGATCCGCAAGATGACGTCGTTCCCTGCCGACCGCCTCGGCCTGGCCGACCGCGGCCGGATCGCGCCCGGCAAGAAGGCCGACCTCGTGCTCTTCGACGCGGCGACGATCGCGGATCGATCGACGTTCGAGTCGCCGCGCGACCTGCCCACAGGCGTCCGCGCGGTGTGGGTGAACGGGACGCCCGTCTGGCAGGACGGGCAGGTCACGGCGGCGCGCCCGGGACGGGGGCTCGCGCGATGA
- a CDS encoding cytochrome c, with product MGILVALGVGVLTWAYLTASNYYEHTWTTHDATFAIPFPLSAADASTLAPGADPAVEALARAVGRGKHLVETRYSCNSCHGRDLGGSTVISSPFIGVWAAPNLTTGPGSVTQGFTALDWDRAVRHGIRHSGKTSSMPVTEFRAMSDHELSDIVAYIRSLPPVDRQMPPVRLGPLFSFLLATDRDATLVTYTIDHQASHAAEPPPLAASKELGQHIAQVCTGCHGPRFSGGAIAGDPGMPVVANLTMHETGLKGWTEADFLRAMQQGRRKDGTEIKPQMPWRQLGQMGETELKAVWAFLQTLPPVEKGNH from the coding sequence GTGGGCATCCTCGTGGCCCTCGGCGTGGGTGTCCTGACGTGGGCGTACCTGACCGCCTCCAACTACTACGAGCACACGTGGACCACGCACGACGCGACCTTCGCCATCCCGTTCCCGCTCTCGGCGGCTGACGCGTCGACGCTGGCGCCGGGGGCCGATCCGGCAGTCGAGGCGCTCGCGCGGGCGGTCGGACGCGGCAAACACCTGGTGGAGACGCGGTACAGCTGCAACTCGTGTCACGGACGGGACCTCGGGGGCAGCACCGTGATCTCCAGTCCCTTCATCGGCGTATGGGCCGCGCCGAACCTGACGACCGGGCCGGGCAGCGTCACGCAGGGATTCACCGCGCTCGACTGGGATCGCGCGGTGCGACACGGGATTCGCCACTCCGGCAAGACCTCGTCGATGCCGGTCACCGAGTTCCGCGCCATGTCGGACCACGAGTTGTCCGACATCGTGGCGTACATCCGCAGCCTGCCGCCGGTGGACCGCCAGATGCCACCGGTACGACTCGGGCCATTGTTCTCGTTCCTGCTGGCGACCGATCGCGATGCGACCCTGGTGACCTACACCATCGACCACCAGGCGTCGCATGCCGCCGAGCCACCGCCCTTGGCTGCCTCGAAGGAGCTTGGCCAGCACATCGCCCAGGTGTGCACGGGCTGCCATGGTCCCCGCTTCTCGGGCGGGGCCATCGCCGGCGACCCCGGCATGCCGGTCGTGGCCAACCTCACGATGCACGAGACCGGCCTGAAGGGCTGGACGGAGGCCGATTTCCTGCGGGCCATGCAGCAGGGCCGCCGCAAGGACGGCACCGAGATCAAGCCGCAGATGCCGTGGCGGCAACTCGGCCAGATGGGCGAGACCGAACTGAAGGCCGTGTGGGCCTTCCTGCAGACACTCCCTCCGGTCGAGAAGGGGAACCATTGA
- a CDS encoding ThuA domain-containing protein has translation MRILLSGILLAALASLTVAGQEANNSHLVVYRGERGPGLGKHIVWLAGDHEYRSEESLPALARILARHYGFTCSVLFTTNPSTGFIEPGSSHIAGLEALDTADLMVVSLRFQDFPDAQMQHVVDYLQRGGPVVGYRTATHAFQIKRPDAKFRAYTWNNPSADFAGGFGRQVLGETWVSHYGKNHAQSSRLVLEPGEASHPILRGVSDVWVQSGGYTADPIAGSHVLARGRILDGMTPDASPAADKKEMPVAWYRTYALAGGKPGRVFTTTHGASEDLLNTGFRRMAVNATLWAVGLEAAIRPDGPIAFVGPFTPTTFAFDGFVKGIKPADMAGWDSPIPARP, from the coding sequence ATGCGCATCCTCCTCTCCGGGATCCTTCTGGCGGCTCTCGCCTCGCTCACCGTGGCGGGGCAGGAGGCGAACAACTCGCACCTGGTCGTCTACCGCGGCGAGCGGGGGCCTGGCCTCGGCAAGCACATCGTCTGGCTGGCCGGCGACCACGAGTACCGCAGTGAGGAATCGCTGCCGGCACTGGCCAGGATCCTCGCCAGGCATTACGGGTTCACCTGCAGCGTCTTGTTCACCACGAACCCATCGACCGGCTTCATCGAGCCCGGCAGCTCGCACATCGCGGGGCTCGAGGCGCTGGACACGGCCGACCTGATGGTGGTCTCCCTGCGGTTCCAGGACTTCCCCGACGCCCAGATGCAGCACGTCGTCGACTACCTGCAGCGTGGCGGCCCCGTGGTTGGGTACCGCACGGCCACGCACGCCTTCCAGATCAAGCGGCCCGACGCGAAGTTCAGGGCGTACACGTGGAACAACCCGTCTGCCGACTTCGCGGGCGGGTTCGGGCGGCAGGTGCTCGGTGAGACGTGGGTGTCCCACTACGGGAAGAATCACGCGCAGAGCTCGAGGCTCGTGCTCGAGCCCGGCGAGGCGTCGCACCCGATCCTGCGTGGCGTCTCCGACGTGTGGGTGCAGTCGGGCGGGTACACGGCCGACCCGATCGCCGGCAGTCATGTCCTCGCACGCGGGCGCATCCTCGACGGCATGACGCCCGACGCGTCACCGGCGGCCGACAAGAAGGAGATGCCGGTCGCGTGGTACCGGACCTACGCGCTCGCCGGGGGGAAGCCGGGCCGCGTGTTCACCACCACCCACGGCGCGTCGGAAGATCTGCTGAACACAGGCTTCAGGCGCATGGCCGTCAACGCCACGCTGTGGGCCGTCGGGCTCGAGGCCGCCATCCGCCCTGACGGCCCGATCGCGTTCGTCGGGCCGTTCACGCCCACGACGTTCGCGTTCGACGGGTTCGTGAAGGGCATCAAGCCCGCCGACATGGCGGGCTGGGACAGCCCGATCCCGGCCCGCCCCTGA
- a CDS encoding DUF4010 domain-containing protein produces the protein MRDNRRVLSPDMVRVLIAALGGAAIGVERQWSGHAEGPQAHFGGIRTFTLLGLVAGLAGWLWSGGATWPAALLLAGAVALIVAGYVRASAADVDGTTEVAALVAITAGVLAGLGQVQVASAIVAIACLLLVEKRRLHGWVRRIADMDLRAAARFAVMALVVLPLLPEGPFGPFGGVRPREVWALVLFFSGLSFLGHLLRKAVGTGQGYLIGGVAGGLLSSTNVTWTYARLSTSTPGLARPLAFGAIAANAVLYPRVLAATAVLNAALVPVLVPYLAPAAVVALLASAVGAWQARRHAGDPAPAGDDNPLQLWAALQMAVLFQVVLMLVHVARVSQGATGVYTSAAVLGLTDVDALTLSMARDVARALSLETAARAIAIGVLANTLLKAALAVVFGRASFRLLVGGVLMAMAVATAAAIAW, from the coding sequence ATGAGGGACAATCGCCGGGTGCTGTCGCCCGACATGGTCCGTGTCCTGATTGCCGCACTCGGTGGCGCGGCGATTGGTGTCGAGCGGCAGTGGTCGGGGCATGCCGAGGGGCCGCAGGCGCATTTCGGCGGCATCCGGACCTTCACGCTGCTCGGCCTGGTGGCCGGCCTGGCCGGCTGGTTGTGGTCGGGCGGCGCCACCTGGCCTGCCGCGCTGCTCCTGGCCGGCGCGGTGGCGCTCATCGTCGCCGGATACGTGCGGGCGAGTGCTGCCGATGTCGACGGCACGACGGAGGTCGCGGCGCTCGTCGCGATCACGGCCGGGGTGCTCGCGGGGCTCGGGCAGGTGCAGGTGGCCAGCGCGATCGTCGCGATCGCCTGCCTGCTGCTGGTCGAGAAGCGACGGCTCCACGGGTGGGTGCGGCGCATCGCCGACATGGACCTGCGGGCGGCGGCGCGGTTCGCGGTGATGGCCCTCGTGGTGCTGCCGCTGCTGCCGGAGGGGCCGTTCGGGCCGTTCGGCGGCGTGCGCCCGCGCGAGGTGTGGGCCCTCGTCCTGTTCTTCTCGGGACTGAGCTTCCTCGGCCACCTCCTGCGAAAGGCGGTCGGGACGGGGCAGGGCTACCTGATTGGCGGGGTCGCCGGCGGCCTGCTGTCGTCGACCAACGTGACCTGGACGTACGCCCGGCTCAGTACGTCCACGCCGGGCCTGGCCAGGCCGCTGGCCTTCGGCGCGATCGCTGCCAACGCCGTGCTCTATCCGCGCGTGCTCGCCGCAACGGCGGTGCTGAATGCGGCGCTCGTCCCGGTGCTCGTGCCCTACCTGGCGCCGGCCGCCGTCGTGGCCCTCCTAGCGAGCGCCGTCGGTGCGTGGCAGGCGCGCCGGCACGCGGGCGACCCCGCGCCTGCCGGCGACGACAACCCGCTGCAGCTCTGGGCGGCGCTGCAGATGGCGGTGCTGTTCCAGGTGGTGCTGATGCTCGTGCACGTGGCCCGCGTCTCGCAGGGGGCGACCGGCGTGTACACCAGCGCAGCCGTGCTCGGATTGACCGACGTCGACGCGCTGACGCTCTCGATGGCCCGCGACGTCGCCCGCGCGCTGTCGCTCGAGACCGCGGCGCGGGCGATTGCCATCGGCGTGCTCGCCAACACCCTGCTGAAGGCGGCGCTCGCCGTCGTCTTCGGACGCGCCTCGTTCCGCCTGCTCGTCGGCGGCGTCCTGATGGCGATGGCCGTCGCCACCGCTGCGGCGATCGCCTGGTGA
- a CDS encoding sensor histidine kinase gives MSPVDVLLWATASACLTLALVHLRIWFGERDRLSHLGFAIVAVGVAGFALSELRMMHAATADRFGMALRLVHVPIFVMVVGIILFVSDLFRTARPWLAHVAWVSNLATLVVLGSSPYGDYERIDAIERVRFLGADAALVTGPTSPWHWVGQAGFAMLTLFVLDAARPLWRSGDARLRRRALLIGGTLTTFVVFAAGEAALNFGGVMRNPLMSAPFFLPVLMAMGFELSDDVLRASRLTRALQDSEASLRQSEARMRDVASEAQRLSGRLIHAQEEERSRIARELHDDLSQRLGVMSLQLELLRRSSDEATRDEQVARLATDIRGIATEVHTLSHRLHPAKLDQLGLATAARAWCRDIGAEGGRLIEVSTTGVPAEVAPDTALCLYRILQETTRNATRHSGATSVDVVLSQQAGQLCLVVRDDGHGFDVGQAQRAGGLGLVSMRERVRSLGGTLAIHSAPGEGTRVEARVPLALRHDDADGSPEVATHAST, from the coding sequence ATGAGTCCAGTCGATGTGCTGCTGTGGGCGACGGCTTCGGCGTGCCTCACGCTGGCGCTGGTGCACCTGCGCATCTGGTTCGGCGAGCGGGACCGCCTCAGTCACCTCGGCTTCGCCATCGTCGCGGTCGGCGTCGCGGGCTTCGCGCTGTCCGAGCTCCGCATGATGCACGCCGCCACGGCCGACCGATTCGGCATGGCGCTGCGGCTGGTGCACGTCCCGATCTTCGTGATGGTGGTCGGCATCATCCTGTTCGTCAGCGATCTCTTCCGCACCGCCCGTCCCTGGCTCGCGCACGTGGCGTGGGTGAGCAACCTCGCGACGCTGGTGGTGCTCGGCTCGAGCCCCTACGGCGACTACGAGCGCATCGATGCCATCGAGCGGGTGCGCTTCCTGGGCGCCGACGCGGCGCTGGTCACGGGGCCGACCAGCCCCTGGCACTGGGTCGGCCAGGCCGGGTTCGCGATGCTCACGCTCTTCGTGCTCGACGCGGCCCGGCCGCTGTGGCGGTCCGGCGATGCCCGCCTGCGCCGGCGGGCGCTCCTCATCGGCGGCACGCTGACGACCTTCGTGGTGTTTGCCGCGGGCGAGGCCGCCCTCAACTTCGGTGGCGTGATGCGCAACCCGTTGATGTCGGCGCCCTTCTTCCTCCCGGTCCTGATGGCGATGGGATTCGAGTTGAGCGACGACGTGCTGCGGGCGTCGCGGTTGACGCGCGCGCTACAGGACAGCGAGGCGTCCTTGCGCCAGAGCGAAGCGCGCATGCGCGACGTCGCCTCCGAGGCGCAGCGCCTCAGCGGACGCTTGATCCACGCGCAGGAAGAGGAGCGCAGCCGCATCGCGCGCGAGCTGCACGACGACCTGTCGCAGCGCCTCGGCGTGATGTCGCTGCAGCTCGAGCTGCTCCGCCGCAGCTCCGACGAGGCGACACGCGACGAGCAGGTGGCGCGCCTGGCCACCGACATCCGGGGCATCGCCACCGAGGTCCACACGCTGTCGCACCGCCTGCACCCGGCCAAGCTCGATCAGCTCGGCCTGGCGACGGCCGCTCGCGCCTGGTGCCGCGACATCGGCGCCGAGGGGGGACGCCTGATCGAGGTCAGCACGACCGGCGTGCCGGCCGAGGTCGCGCCCGACACGGCGCTGTGCCTGTATCGCATCCTGCAGGAGACCACCCGCAATGCGACGCGCCACAGCGGCGCCACCAGCGTCGACGTCGTGCTCTCGCAGCAGGCCGGCCAGTTGTGCCTGGTCGTGCGCGACGACGGGCACGGGTTCGACGTCGGGCAGGCCCAGCGCGCCGGCGGCCTCGGACTGGTGAGCATGCGCGAGCGGGTCCGGTCGCTCGGCGGCACGCTCGCCATCCACTCGGCGCCCGGCGAGGGGACCCGCGTGGAGGCGCGGGTGCCACTCGCCCTGCGCCACGACGACGCGGACGGCAGCCCGGAGGTGGCCACGCATGCGTCCACGTAG
- a CDS encoding response regulator transcription factor → MRPRRFRILLADDHPILAESLRVLLSQHYEVVGSVTDGHALLKAAEEMQPDIIVSDIAMPGLNGLDAATRLRQKLPRVRLLFLTMTLDQDVAAEAIRRGADAYVVKSAPVSELFEAIGQVLDGRPYITPAITEEPAGVFIERAQKAVRSTLTVRQREVLQLLAEGRSMKEAAAVLDLTPRTIAFHKYSMMEQLGVKTTAALIQHAVALGLVTPGSRA, encoded by the coding sequence ATGCGTCCACGTAGGTTCCGGATCCTCCTGGCCGACGACCATCCGATCCTGGCCGAATCGTTGCGCGTGCTATTGTCGCAGCATTACGAGGTGGTGGGCAGCGTCACAGACGGGCACGCGCTCCTGAAGGCGGCCGAGGAGATGCAGCCGGACATCATCGTGTCCGACATCGCCATGCCGGGCCTCAACGGGCTGGATGCCGCGACCCGCCTCCGCCAGAAGCTCCCGCGGGTGCGCCTGCTCTTCCTGACGATGACCCTCGACCAGGACGTCGCCGCCGAGGCGATCAGGCGCGGCGCCGACGCGTACGTGGTGAAGTCGGCGCCGGTCTCGGAGCTCTTCGAGGCCATCGGGCAGGTGCTCGACGGACGGCCCTACATCACGCCGGCCATCACCGAGGAGCCGGCCGGCGTGTTCATCGAGCGGGCCCAGAAGGCCGTGCGGTCGACGCTCACCGTGCGCCAGCGCGAGGTCCTGCAACTGCTGGCCGAGGGGCGGTCGATGAAGGAGGCCGCAGCGGTGCTCGACCTGACGCCACGCACCATCGCGTTCCACAAGTACTCGATGATGGAGCAGCTTGGCGTCAAGACGACCGCCGCCCTCATCCAGCACGCGGTCGCCCTCGGCCTCGTGACCCCGGGCTCCCGGGCCTGA
- a CDS encoding response regulator transcription factor: MPAPPFRVVVADDHPQLVESLRALLAPAYDVVATAHDGHGLLRAALEHHPDLIVADIAMPGLNGLDAASQVKARLPGVRLVFFTIDEDRDTVAEALRRGADAYVVKSAGVGALIDAMRDVMAGTRRVSWS; encoded by the coding sequence ATGCCCGCGCCACCGTTCCGCGTCGTCGTGGCCGACGACCATCCGCAGCTCGTCGAGTCGCTCCGCGCGCTGCTGGCGCCGGCCTACGACGTGGTCGCCACGGCGCACGACGGCCACGGCCTGCTGCGCGCGGCGCTCGAGCACCACCCGGACCTGATCGTCGCCGACATCGCGATGCCGGGGCTCAACGGCCTCGACGCCGCCTCGCAGGTGAAGGCGCGGCTGCCGGGCGTGCGGCTGGTCTTCTTCACGATCGACGAGGACCGCGACACCGTGGCCGAGGCGTTGCGCCGTGGCGCCGACGCGTATGTCGTCAAGAGCGCCGGTGTCGGCGCCCTGATCGACGCCATGCGCGACGTCATGGCCGGCACTCGTCGCGTCAGCTGGAGCTGA
- a CDS encoding serine protease, with amino-acid sequence MGWLRRVGGLLVGLVVAGAATPAHGRTQTAATASGVLRVTVTIGSEGATTPVRRHALLVSDTPPSRAPWRFLTGADGTGKVTLPAGTYTVESEEPIAFSGRTYEWRQEVTITAGQDTVLVLTSANAEVGERAPDTTEAGANRVLDAWDLLLRWQDTVVRVWTPTRHASAVIVGPGLVATAQRVVGTDTTAQVQVSASEKVSARVVATDPGREVAILAVAPGVLKDRPELALGCDGPPATLERGDRVSALSLPLRGQPNTATGTVRRVKTGPLLAEFDYSLGSVGGPVFSAGGVLIGLTSLAEGGGDDAHIETPIVSRAAVCEAVASARTATVETAPTLLPVEPDAYVTEADLKQAIEKKRGGLAPYQVSTAGFDVSVVTPLAAHAGAQGSFDFGQWSAYVANYPSVLLVRATPRQVESLWLKVARGAAMTQGIALPPLTHFAPGFARMRVLCGAKELVPVHPFVVERRTSETEAIREGMYVFTPDAIGPHCGSVTIEVWSEKAPDKREVVTLDAPRLTQIWNDMAPFRASAR; translated from the coding sequence ATGGGGTGGCTGCGGCGCGTCGGCGGCTTGCTGGTGGGCCTGGTGGTCGCGGGCGCCGCGACGCCTGCGCACGGACGCACGCAAACGGCAGCGACGGCGAGCGGTGTCCTGCGCGTCACGGTGACGATCGGCAGCGAGGGCGCCACCACGCCCGTCCGCCGGCACGCCCTGCTGGTGAGCGACACCCCGCCGAGCCGCGCACCATGGCGCTTCCTGACGGGCGCCGACGGGACCGGCAAGGTCACGCTCCCCGCCGGCACCTACACGGTTGAATCCGAAGAGCCCATCGCATTCTCCGGCCGCACCTACGAGTGGCGGCAGGAGGTGACGATCACCGCGGGTCAGGACACGGTGCTCGTCCTGACGAGCGCCAACGCCGAGGTCGGGGAACGTGCCCCCGACACCACCGAAGCAGGCGCCAATCGGGTGCTCGACGCCTGGGACCTGCTGCTGCGATGGCAGGACACCGTCGTGCGCGTCTGGACGCCGACCCGCCATGCCTCGGCCGTCATCGTCGGCCCGGGCCTGGTCGCCACGGCGCAGCGTGTGGTCGGCACCGACACGACCGCCCAGGTGCAGGTGTCGGCCTCGGAGAAGGTGTCGGCGCGCGTCGTCGCCACCGATCCGGGGCGCGAGGTCGCGATCCTCGCGGTCGCCCCGGGCGTGCTGAAGGATCGGCCCGAGCTCGCCCTGGGCTGCGACGGACCGCCGGCGACACTCGAACGCGGCGATCGCGTGTCGGCGCTGAGCCTGCCGCTGCGCGGCCAGCCCAACACGGCGACGGGCACCGTGCGACGCGTGAAGACGGGGCCGCTGCTGGCCGAGTTCGACTACTCGCTGGGCAGCGTCGGCGGGCCGGTGTTCTCCGCCGGCGGCGTGCTCATCGGCCTCACCTCGCTGGCCGAGGGTGGCGGCGACGACGCGCACATCGAGACCCCGATCGTGTCGAGGGCAGCGGTGTGCGAGGCGGTGGCGTCGGCGAGGACGGCCACCGTGGAGACTGCGCCGACGCTCCTGCCCGTCGAGCCGGACGCCTACGTCACCGAGGCCGACCTCAAGCAGGCCATCGAGAAGAAGCGCGGCGGCCTGGCGCCGTACCAGGTGTCGACGGCCGGCTTCGACGTGTCGGTGGTGACGCCGCTTGCGGCGCACGCCGGCGCGCAGGGCTCCTTCGACTTCGGGCAGTGGTCGGCCTACGTGGCCAACTACCCTTCGGTGCTCCTCGTGCGGGCCACGCCGCGGCAGGTCGAGAGCCTGTGGCTCAAGGTGGCCAGGGGCGCGGCGATGACGCAGGGCATCGCGTTGCCTCCCCTCACGCACTTCGCCCCTGGCTTCGCGCGGATGCGCGTGCTGTGCGGCGCGAAGGAACTGGTGCCGGTGCACCCGTTCGTCGTCGAGCGCCGGACGTCGGAGACCGAGGCGATCCGCGAGGGGATGTACGTCTTCACGCCCGATGCGATCGGCCCGCACTGCGGGAGCGTGACGATCGAGGTGTGGTCGGAGAAGGCGCCCGACAAGCGTGAGGTCGTGACGCTCGACGCGCCACGCCTCACCCAGATCTGGAACGACATGGCGCCGTTCCGCGCGTCGGCCCGTTAG